A window from Musa acuminata AAA Group cultivar baxijiao chromosome BXJ3-10, Cavendish_Baxijiao_AAA, whole genome shotgun sequence encodes these proteins:
- the LOC135650748 gene encoding peroxisome biogenesis protein 16-like — translation MEAYKLWVRRNSEFVHSLESLANGITWLLPERFSNSEIGSEAVYALLGIISTVNQHIIDTTPTRMRPHGFGKSTFPWSLCVSALKDVETVVEVAAQQFAGEERKWNYLTVTEAVKAFVRLTAFRDSGYKMLLQGGELVNMDERLEVSGVYHARNGDSGVSGGYNRPEHIHGYHGSIPRSLEGRAISALSRFGENAKMASNPMWLNKLCPSSEATPALLFQKPTFSTLWFQKGLSGRLFLTGEVLSVLRPLVYVLFIRRYGIRSWKPWLISLAMDLAGMNLLSHSTTWHRRSNDKFYQLSTYEKDELRRRKLVWALYIMRDPFFSQYTKHHLEKTDRYLSRIPLVGFLTAKLVELIVGAQTRYTYTSGS, via the exons ATGGAGGCCTACAAGCTCTGGGTGAGGAGGAACAGCGAGTTCGTCCATTCCCTCGAATCGCTGGCCAAC GGTATCACTTGGCTTCTCCCGGAGCGCTTTTCCAACTCCGAAATCGGATCCGAAGCAG TGTACGCTTTATTGGGCATAATCAGTACCGTGAACCAGCACATAATTGATACAACTCCGACAAGGATGCGACCTCATGGATTCGGAAAGTCGACGTTTCCTTGGTCTCTGTGTGTGTCCGCACTTAAAGATGTGGAGACAGTCGTTGAGGTTGCAGCACAACAGTTTGCTGGTGAAGAGCGCAAGTGGAATTACCTTACAGTGACTGAAGCCGTAAA GGCATTTGTTAGGTTGACCGCTTTCCGTGATAGCGGATACAAGATGCTTTTACAAGGTGGAGAGTTAGTGAACATGGATGAGAGGCTAGAGGTTTCTGGAGTCTACCATGCAAGGAATGGGGATTCTGGCGTGTCTGGTGGATATAATAGGCCTGAACACATCCATGGTTATCATGGCTCCATACCTAGGAGTTTGGAAGGAAGAGCCATATCAGCATTAAGCCGCTTTGGCGAGAATGCAAAAATGGCATCAAATCCAATGTGGTTAAACAAGCTTTGCCCGAGTTCAGAGGCCACCCCTG CTCTTTTGTTTCAGAAGCCCACATTTTCTACTCTCTGGTTCCAGAAGGGGCTTTCTGGTAGGTTATTTTTGACAGGAGAGGTGCTCTCTGTTCTGAGACCTCTCGTATATGTCCTTTTCATTAGAAGATATGGAATTCGATCTTGGAAACCATGGTTGATTTCACTGGCCATGGACCTGGCTGGAATGAACTTGCTTTCACATTCTACAACTTGGCATCGTAGAAGCAATGATAAATTCTATCAACTTTCTACCTATGAAAAGGATGAG TTAAGAAGGCGAAAGCTGGTGTGGGCACTTTACATCATGAGAGATCCATTCTTTAGCCAGTATACAAA GCATCATCTTGAAAAGACTGACAGATACTTGAGTCGTATCCCTTTAGTAGGGTTCCTTACAG CTAAACTTGTAGAGCTAATCGTTGGAGCGCAGACACGTTATACGTACACATCAGGTTCATGA
- the LOC135650502 gene encoding uncharacterized protein LOC135650502 isoform X1, with protein MEATITASPFTFHLASPFPFFRSPPPPPLRSWSPRNPKASIRSPPSGFDYKAEVMQDSRAAAAAAHPELMDLVEDGSLVLVEKGRFGPVPSWRTEFVEPETIWLIGTSHLSEKSASDVERVARAVRPDNVVVELCRSRAGIMYASTSAEDVPSLKLNMFSLSGAKFFGAINRSINLGGQSALALRLLLAVFSSKISSDANRSFGDEFRAARKVSEELGVQIVLGDRPIEITLERAWSSLTWSEKVRLVLSLFRGISSSSSELPESNMKDQEMDGSPYKLYESLSVSYPSLLQPLIHERDTYLAWSLKRSKAVNKSKKVLGVIGKAHMNGVVYALISDLGDLRFRDLVGKTSGESNSGWLSNFLESLVRDTLLGFILWILYEQLINTFQHP; from the exons ATGGAGGCCACGATTACTGCCTCTCCCTTCACCTTCCACCTCGCTTCGCCCTTTCCCTTCTTCCgatctccgcctccgcctccgttgAGATCGTGGTCTCCGCGAAACCCTAAGGCCTCGATCCGCTCTCCCCCTTCCGGGTTCGACTACAAGGCGGAGGTTATGCAGGATTCCCGAGCCGCGGCGGCCGCAGCGCACCCGGAGCTGATGGACCTGGTGGAGGACGGCTCCCTGGTCCTCGTCGAGAAGGGCCGCTTCGGACCCGTTCCGAGCTGGAGGACCGAGTTCGTGGAGCCAGAGACCATCTGGCTGATCGGGACCTCGCACCTGTCGGAGAAGTCCGCCTCGGACGTTGAGCGCGTCGCGAGGGCCGTGAGGCCGGACAACGTCGTCGTCGAGCTCTGTAGGAGCAG AGCCGGAATAATGTATGCTTCCACTTCTGCTGAGGATGTTCCCTCTCTAAAATTAAACATGTTTTCCCTCAGTGGGGCTAAGTTCTTTGGAGCCATCAACCGCAGCATAAATTTGG GTGGACAAAGTGCTCTTGCTTTGCGTTTGCTGCTAGCTGTTTTTTCTTCCAAGATATCTTCTGATGCAAATCGATCTTTTGGAGATGAG TTCCGTGCTGCTCGGAAAGTTTCTGAGGAGCTTGGAGTTCAAATTGTTCTGGGAGATCGCCCAATTGAAATAACT CTTGAAAGGGCCTGGAGTTCTCTTACATGGAGTGAAAAAGTGAGATTGGTTCTCTCACTTTTTCGTGGgatatcttcatcatcatctgaACTGCCAGAAAGTAATATGAAG GATCAGGAAATGGATGGCAGCCCTTATAAGCTGTATGAGTCTTTAAGTGTCTCATATCCTTCACTCTTGCAGCCTCTCATACATGAGCGTGATACG TATCTTGCGTGGTCTCTGAAAAGGAGCAAAGCTGTGAATAAGAGTAAGAAAGTTCTCGGGGTCATTGGAAAAGCTCACATGAATGGGGTGGTCTATGCATTGATATCTGATCTGGGTGACTTGCGGTTCCGCGACCTTGTCGGCAAGACATCAGGTGAGAGCAACTCTGGATGGCTTTCTAATTTCCTCGAGAGTTTAGTTAGAGATACTCTTCTAGGCTTCATACTCTGGATTTTATATGAACAATTGATTAACACATTTCAGCACCCATAA
- the LOC135650502 gene encoding uncharacterized protein LOC135650502 isoform X2, with amino-acid sequence MYASTSAEDVPSLKLNMFSLSGAKFFGAINRSINLGGQSALALRLLLAVFSSKISSDANRSFGDEFRAARKVSEELGVQIVLGDRPIEITLERAWSSLTWSEKVRLVLSLFRGISSSSSELPESNMKDQEMDGSPYKLYESLSVSYPSLLQPLIHERDTYLAWSLKRSKAVNKSKKVLGVIGKAHMNGVVYALISDLGDLRFRDLVGKTSGESNSGWLSNFLESLVRDTLLGFILWILYEQLINTFQHP; translated from the exons ATGTATGCTTCCACTTCTGCTGAGGATGTTCCCTCTCTAAAATTAAACATGTTTTCCCTCAGTGGGGCTAAGTTCTTTGGAGCCATCAACCGCAGCATAAATTTGG GTGGACAAAGTGCTCTTGCTTTGCGTTTGCTGCTAGCTGTTTTTTCTTCCAAGATATCTTCTGATGCAAATCGATCTTTTGGAGATGAG TTCCGTGCTGCTCGGAAAGTTTCTGAGGAGCTTGGAGTTCAAATTGTTCTGGGAGATCGCCCAATTGAAATAACT CTTGAAAGGGCCTGGAGTTCTCTTACATGGAGTGAAAAAGTGAGATTGGTTCTCTCACTTTTTCGTGGgatatcttcatcatcatctgaACTGCCAGAAAGTAATATGAAG GATCAGGAAATGGATGGCAGCCCTTATAAGCTGTATGAGTCTTTAAGTGTCTCATATCCTTCACTCTTGCAGCCTCTCATACATGAGCGTGATACG TATCTTGCGTGGTCTCTGAAAAGGAGCAAAGCTGTGAATAAGAGTAAGAAAGTTCTCGGGGTCATTGGAAAAGCTCACATGAATGGGGTGGTCTATGCATTGATATCTGATCTGGGTGACTTGCGGTTCCGCGACCTTGTCGGCAAGACATCAGGTGAGAGCAACTCTGGATGGCTTTCTAATTTCCTCGAGAGTTTAGTTAGAGATACTCTTCTAGGCTTCATACTCTGGATTTTATATGAACAATTGATTAACACATTTCAGCACCCATAA
- the LOC135650501 gene encoding probable transcriptional regulator SLK2, translating to MSGNDRSGLRLASGEMNQILYSVGNSSGPSVGASSLVTDANSGLSGGPQLQKSTSFNNESYMGLPASPISFSSNFSGSSVMDGCSIVQQSSLQEQVQKQGLSTATSQLVQQEPNNLMNAQKKPRLGVKHEDVLQQQLIQQLLQRHDGMHPQVQQNPQLQTILQQQRLMQRQQHQQQIMQSLSQLQQGPITLQQQQQLRHHLQPQSIQSATLIKRPLDNGICSRRLMQYLFHQRHRPPDNSILYWRKFVAEYFAVRARKRWCLSLYDNMANNTLGVFPQLAVDAWQCGFCGSKSGKGFEATFDVLPRLFQIKFDHGVIDENLFLDMPHESRLSSGIMVLEYEKAVQESVYEHLHIVREGQLRIIFTPELKILLWEFCTRRHEEFLPRRLLAPQVNQLLQVAQKYQATVTENNTAGVSHQDLQTSCNMFAAIGRQLARNFDLQSLNDLGFSKRYVRCLQISEVVSSMKDLIDFSQEQKIGAIESLKNYPRHATAKLQKQKLDEEQAMSSHALPGDPSTLKKATGIQAGLNNYINNNLAASQVANSSQQGVHALNSFQNMLRNTLNLKQNVLQEEALSSLSGSNHAQPLQFQGSASSVSIDASVSNLSGQHRPQPPLDVRLQQQYNPQNPQVNQHMQQHVIQQMLQEMMNNKGASQQAVIAPNANAGLAAGDVPVGDITGTPVRIDTGSIRNALELQSMPTNLRNNGTGGMGSKSYSFQSAATASNPTISGNIINSRPDLPQNMGLPEMDHIAQEFAENGIFDADSW from the exons ATGTCAGGGAACGATCGGTCTGGTCTCAGGCTTGCCTCTGGTGAGATGAACCAGATACTTTACAGCGTAGGGAACTCTTCTGGCCCAAGCGTCGGTGCGAGCTCCCTCGTTACAGATGCCAACTCAGGGCTCTCTGGCGGTCCTCAGTTGCAAAAAAGCACCAGCTTCAACAACGAGTCGTATATGGGTCTTCCTGCCTCACCCATTTCTTTCTCCTCCAACTTCTCTGGTTCTTCGGTGATGGATGGTTGCTCCATCGTGCAACAGAGCTCACTCCAAGAACAGGTGCAGAAGCAAGGGCTGTCAACAGCAACATCTCAGCTAGTGCAACAGGAACCCAACAATTTAATGAATGCCCAGAAGAAACCGCGGCTTGGTGTAAAGCATGAGGATGTGCTGCAGCAGCAGTTGATCCAACAGCTTTTGCAGAGACATGATGGAATGCATCCACAAGTTCAGCAAAACCCGCAGTTGCAAACCATTTTGCAACAGCAGAGACTAATGCAGCGTCAGCAGCATCAGCAACAGATAATGCAGTCCCTTTCTCAGTTGCAACAAGGTCCTATCACCttgcagcagcaacaacagctgAGACACCATCTGCAGCCACAGTCTATTCAATCGGCTACTCTCATTAAGCGGCCTCTTGATAATGGAATATGTTCTCGCAGGCTTATGCAATATTTATTTCACCAACGTCATCGGCCACCT GATAATTCCATATTATACTGGAGGAAGTTCGTAGCTGAATATTTTGCAGTACGAGCTAGGAAAAGATGGTGTTTGTCCTTGTATGATAATATGGCCAACAATACACTTGGTGTTTTCCCCCAGTTGGCTGTG GATGCATGGCAGTGCGGTTTCTGTGGTTCTAAATCAGGAAAAGGATTTG AGGCTACTTTTGATGTACTTCCTCGGCTTTTTCAAATTAAATTTGACCATGGTGTTATTGATGAAAACTTATTTCTTGACATGCCCCATGAGTCCCGATTATCTTCTGGAATTATGGTATTGGAGTATGAAAAAGCTGTTCAAGAAAGTGTTTATGAACATCTACATATTGTACGAGAGGGACAGCTCCGAATAATATTTACACCAGAACTGAAG ATATTACTTTGGGAATTTTGTACTCGACGACATGAAGAGTTTCTTCCTCGTAGACTGTTAGCACCGCAG GTTAACCAACTATTGCAAGTTGCTCAGAAATATCAAGCAACTGTAACTGAAAATAATACCGCTGGAGTTTCACACCAAGATTTGCAAACCAGCTGTAATAT GTTTGCAGCAATAGGTCGTCAACTAGCAAGAAATTTCGACCTGCAATCTCTGAATGACTTGGGATTCTCCAAAAGATATGTCCGGTGCTTGCAG ATATCTGAGGTTGTCAGTAGCATGAAGGACTTGATTGATTTTAGCCAGGAGCAGAAGATTGGAGCAATAG AGAGTTTGAAGAACTATCCAAGGCATGCCACAGCGAAGCTCCAAAAGCAGAAGTTGGACGAGGAGCAAGCAATGAGTTCTCACGCTCTGCCAGGTGATCCGAGCACCCTGAAAAAAGCCACAGGCATCCAAGCAGGGTTAAACAATTACATTAACAACAATCTGGCAGCTAGCCAAGTCGCTAACAGCAGCCAGCAGGGTGTTCATGCACTAAACAGCTTTCAGAATATGCTGAGGAACACCTTGAATTTAAAGCAGAATGTGCTTCAGGAGGAAGCTTTGAGTTCTTTAAGTGGTTCCAATCATGCACAGCCTCTACAATTCCAAGGTTCTGCCTCATCAGTTTCCATTGATGCATCTGTAAGTAATTTATCTGGCCAGCATCGGCCACAACCTCCATTGGATGTTCGTTTGCAGCAGCAGTACAACCCGCAAAACCCCCAGGTGAACCAACATATGCAGCAACATGTGATTCAGCAAATGCTGCAAGAGATGATGAATAACAAGGGAGCATCACAACAAGCTGTTATTGCTCCTAATGCAAATGCTGGTCTGGCAGCTGGAGATGTTCCTGTAGGTGACATTACTGGTACACCGGTCAGGATAGACACTGGATCAATCAGAAATGCACTCGAGCTCCAAAGTATGCCGACAAACCTGCGTAACAATGGCACAGGAGGAATGGGAAGCAAAAGTTACAGCTTCCAATCTGCTGCCACCGCCAGCAACCCCACCATAAGTGGCAACATTATCAATTCAAGACCTGACTTGCCCCAGAACATGGGTTTGCCAGAAATGGATCACATTGCTCAAGAATTTGCTGAAAATGGGATATTCGATGCCGATTCTTGGTGA
- the LOC135650816 gene encoding putative HVA22-like protein g, whose amino-acid sequence MMGSFLSRGLILVFGYAYPAYECYKTVELNKPEIEQLLFWCQYWILVASLAILERLVDVFFSWLPMYCEAKLALYIYLWYPKMRGTTFVYGTFLRPYIAKHEIEIDRRLLEFRARFADIMLMYWQKAAGYGRISVFDVLNRVTLLLQASRTHPSQKQADELPSSSPPAATEPARAATRASGSPVKNQPEEQLTTMTKTGVLPPESGPDAHASQTAEASSPTPKEAAIRATRGRLRKRPPIGHV is encoded by the exons ATGATGGGGTCATTTCTTAGTAGGGGCTTGAT ACTGGTTTTTGGGTATGCTTACCCAGCTTATGAGTGCTACAAGACCGTGGAATTGAACAAGCCGGAGATCGAACAGTTGCTTTTCTGGTGTCAGTATTG GATTTTAGTTGCATCATTGGCCATCTTGGAGAGATTAGTGGATGTTTTCTTTTCATG GCTGCCAATGTACTGTGAAGCAAAATTGGCACTCTACATATACTTATGGTATCCTAAGATGAGA GGAACAACATTTGTCTATGGTACTTTCCTCAGGCCATATATCGCAAAACATGAAATTGAGATCGATCGCCGTTTGCTTGAGTTTAGAGCAAGGTTTGCAGATATCATGTtgatgtattggcagaaggctgCCGGCTATGGCAGGATAAGTGTTTTTGATGTGTTGAACCGTGTTACCTTACTGTTACAAGCATCAAGAACACACCCATCTCAG AAGCAAGCAGATGAGTTGCCGTCTTCGTCGCCACCTGCAGCAACCGAGCCAGCTCGAGCAGCAACACGAGCGTCGGGTAGCCCCGTGAAGAACCAGCCAGAAGAACAGTTGACGACGATGACGAAGACTGGAGTCTTGCCACCGGAATCAGGCCCAGATGCACACGCTTCGCAGACAGCAGAAGCCTCGAGTCCGACACCGAAGGAGGCGGCGATACGAGCGACACGCGGCAGGCTGAGAAAGCGACCTCCCATTGGCCATGTGTAG
- the LOC135650717 gene encoding novel plant SNARE 11-like produces the protein MDLSDVSEELALIEGQINDVFRALSNGFQKLEKIKDPNRRSRQLEELTDKMRECKRLIKEFERAVKEEESRNTHNTNRMLNEKKQSMIKELNSYVALKKQHASENKRIDLFDGPGGGDVFAEENVRLASSMTNEQLIDSGHRMMDETDQAIERSKQVVEETINVGAETAAALKAQTEQMSRIVNELDSIHFSMKKASQLVKELGRQVATDRCIMAMLFLIVIGVVAIIIVKLVNPNNKDISDIPGLPPPANRKLL, from the exons ATGGATTTGTCTGATGTTAGCGAGGAGCTGGCTCTTATCGAGGGGCAGATCAACGATGTCTTTCGGGCTTTATC AAATGGGTTTCAGAAACTGGAGAAGATCAAAGACCCAAATAGACGGAGTCGGCAGTTAGAAGAATTGACTGACAAGATGAGGGAATGCAAGAG GCTTATCAAAGAATTTGAGAGAGCCGTGAAGGAAGAGGAGAGTCGAAATACTCACAACACGAACAGGATGCTGAACGAGAAAAAGCAATCAATG atcaaaGAACTGAACTCTTATGTTGCTCTGAAGAAGCA GCATGCAAGTGAAAACAAACGAATTGATCTTTTTGATGGCCCTGGTGGCGGAGATGTGTTTGCAGAAGAAAATGTTCGATTGGCATCAT CTATGACCAATGAACAATTGATAGATTCTGGACACCGTATGATGGATGAAACAGATCAGGCAATTGAACGATCAAAGCAG GTTGTTGAAGAGACTATCAATGTTGGAGCAGAGACAGCGGCTGCTTTGAAGGCACAG ACTGAGCAAATGAGTAGAATTGTGAATGAATTGGATTCGATCCATTTTTCAATGAAGAAGGCATCCCAACTGGTGAAGGAACTTGGCAGACAG GTTGCAACTGATCGATGCATAATGGCAATGCTTTTCCTGATCGTCATTGGTGTTGTAGCAATCATAATTGTGAAG CTTGTGAATCCAAATAACAAAGACATTTCGGATATTCCTGGACTTCCTCCTCCAGCCAATCGAAAACTTCTTTGA